The proteins below come from a single Tenuifilum thalassicum genomic window:
- the rpsT gene encoding 30S ribosomal protein S20 encodes MANHKSAEKRIRQSEKRRLHNRYYAKTTRNALKALRNTTDKAAAQELLPKVTAMLDKLAKRNIIHKNKAANLKSSIQKHVNALQ; translated from the coding sequence ATGGCAAATCATAAATCAGCAGAGAAAAGGATTAGGCAGTCGGAAAAGCGTAGACTTCACAACCGTTACTATGCTAAAACCACTCGTAATGCCCTTAAGGCTTTACGCAATACTACCGATAAGGCTGCAGCTCAAGAGTTGCTTCCTAAAGTTACTGCCATGCTCGATAAGTTAGCTAAGCGTAATATCATTCACAAGAATAAAGCGGCTAACCTTAAGAGTTCAATCCAAAAGCATGTTAACGCTTTACAGTAA
- a CDS encoding DMT family transporter: MSHYYGELAALLTAFFWTATAIAFESASKKVGSLSVNLLRLGVAFIFLSVYAWISRGIAFPVDAGKHQWIWLSLSGLVGFVLGDLFLFQAYVLIGSRISMLIMSLAPPLAAIIGWLALGETLTAKQTIAMIVVLGGIVMVVLERQSSDDNGNGRRMKFSYPIAGILLAFGGALGQAGGLVLSKYGMADYDVIPSVQIRVITGIIGFTVFFGITRRWSNLAAAIRNGKAMKRLLVGAFFGPFLGVSFSLLAVKYTSTGVASALMSIVPVLIIAPAVIIFKEKITLKEVIGAVVTVIGVGIFFL; this comes from the coding sequence ATGTCGCATTATTATGGTGAGTTAGCGGCTTTATTAACCGCTTTTTTCTGGACAGCCACAGCCATTGCTTTTGAATCGGCAAGTAAAAAAGTTGGTTCCCTTTCGGTGAATCTTTTGAGGTTGGGTGTGGCATTTATATTTCTTTCGGTTTATGCATGGATTAGCAGGGGAATAGCCTTCCCGGTTGATGCGGGTAAGCATCAATGGATTTGGCTATCGCTCTCAGGATTGGTTGGTTTTGTTCTAGGCGACCTCTTCCTGTTTCAGGCTTACGTGCTGATAGGTTCGCGTATCTCAATGCTAATTATGTCGTTGGCACCGCCACTTGCTGCCATTATAGGTTGGTTAGCGCTAGGTGAAACCTTAACAGCTAAACAAACCATAGCCATGATAGTGGTTTTAGGCGGAATAGTTATGGTGGTACTTGAGCGCCAATCGTCTGATGATAATGGAAATGGAAGGAGAATGAAGTTTTCATATCCCATTGCTGGAATACTTCTTGCTTTTGGTGGAGCGCTTGGTCAGGCTGGTGGATTGGTGCTTAGCAAATATGGTATGGCAGATTACGATGTTATACCTTCTGTTCAAATACGTGTTATTACTGGAATAATTGGATTTACAGTGTTTTTTGGCATTACAAGAAGGTGGAGTAATCTGGCAGCCGCCATTCGGAATGGTAAAGCCATGAAGCGGCTACTTGTTGGCGCATTTTTTGGCCCATTCCTTGGTGTTTCCTTTTCGCTCTTAGCGGTAAAGTACACTTCTACAGGTGTAGCCTCAGCTTTAATGTCAATAGTCCCAGTGTTAATAATTGCTCCTGCGGTAATCATTTTCAAGGAAAAGATAACATTAAAGGAGGTTATTGGTGCAGTAGTTACTGTTATTGGTGTAGGAATATTTTTCTTATAG
- a CDS encoding ATP-binding protein, whose amino-acid sequence MKKHVRLLLVILIEIAVLSVYGKGNSKRVLILNSYNQGLSWTDSLNRGFTETLKESVGDVSFFVEFLDTKRNKTSISKEQISYIVWRIKQVKPHIIAITDDDAFLLIKKLVRTEDGFDTIPMVFMGVNQEQEVPSNFTGIFEKVDIKSNFELIKNLKPETSKVYCVVDNTTTGKVLHNQIDSLLLTYYPKFDVEIIWDCTYNELFDKVSKLNNTEAILFLLFNQDKNGYYFSYEEILDSINHHTSAPIFGTWSFYLNHGIIGGNIISGIQHGKRAGKIAELLLNKATAKAIESSIGPSSILLDYSQLEKFNISKDLIPSNAIIINQPTHSFTIPENALYFTILVIILLAALIVFLLSLFKSKQKNLRLQQYYNTILEQKNKEVEESLRIAENANRLKTAFLANMSHEIRTPMNSIVGFSRVIKDTPNLTSEEVYGYLDIITENAQQLLRLINDIIDISKIDSKQLTIYKRPVQLGSLFANCYSAAEMERDRLGKNNILIEMSFSPADAAMEIVTDPDRLNQLIMNLMNNAIKFTNNGKIVLSYALVQNLLRVTVEDSGIGLKSEDVDKIFNRFTQLDGSLTREYGGSGLGLSICKGIVEAMNGRIGVDSTHGKGSKFWFELPVRFPKEGETNIETPSQPTKSKLKNKILLIVEDNKPSALLLKEMLKGTGAVILHASTGKEVQTILKDKINIDVALVDIYLPDISGLELIPKIKKAQPQVKIITQTANAMDSDKKKAEEAGCDEYITKPIDKDELILKINNLL is encoded by the coding sequence ATGAAGAAACACGTAAGATTACTCCTGGTCATCCTAATTGAGATAGCTGTTCTTTCCGTATATGGCAAGGGTAACTCTAAACGTGTTCTTATCTTAAACTCATACAACCAAGGCTTATCGTGGACCGATAGTTTAAATCGCGGTTTTACTGAAACATTAAAAGAATCAGTAGGTGATGTGAGCTTTTTTGTGGAGTTTCTTGATACTAAAAGGAATAAAACATCCATCAGTAAAGAGCAAATCAGCTATATCGTATGGCGAATAAAACAGGTAAAACCTCATATAATTGCCATTACCGATGACGATGCCTTTCTTTTAATAAAAAAACTTGTTCGCACTGAAGATGGATTTGATACAATTCCCATGGTTTTTATGGGTGTTAACCAAGAGCAAGAGGTTCCTAGTAATTTTACCGGAATTTTTGAGAAGGTAGATATTAAATCAAATTTTGAGCTGATAAAAAATCTAAAACCAGAAACCAGTAAAGTTTACTGTGTAGTAGATAATACTACAACAGGTAAAGTATTGCACAACCAAATCGATAGCCTACTTCTTACCTACTATCCAAAATTTGATGTTGAAATAATTTGGGATTGTACTTACAACGAACTTTTCGATAAGGTTTCAAAGCTGAACAATACCGAAGCCATTCTGTTTTTGCTTTTTAACCAGGATAAGAATGGATACTATTTTAGTTACGAAGAGATTCTTGATTCAATAAACCATCATACTTCCGCACCTATCTTTGGTACATGGTCGTTTTACTTAAATCACGGAATCATTGGCGGTAACATTATTTCTGGAATCCAACATGGGAAAAGAGCAGGTAAAATTGCTGAATTGCTATTAAATAAAGCTACAGCTAAAGCAATAGAATCATCCATTGGCCCATCTAGTATCTTGCTGGATTATAGTCAGCTAGAGAAATTTAACATTAGCAAAGACCTTATTCCTAGCAACGCCATTATCATTAATCAGCCTACACATTCATTTACAATACCAGAAAATGCTTTATACTTTACTATTTTAGTAATTATTTTGCTTGCCGCTCTGATAGTTTTTCTTTTATCTCTTTTTAAATCAAAACAAAAGAATCTCAGATTACAACAATACTACAATACAATACTGGAACAAAAAAACAAGGAGGTTGAAGAGAGTTTAAGAATAGCAGAAAATGCGAATCGGCTTAAAACTGCATTTTTGGCAAACATGAGCCACGAGATTCGAACGCCAATGAATTCGATAGTTGGCTTTTCTAGAGTTATAAAAGATACTCCAAACCTTACCTCCGAGGAGGTTTACGGCTATCTTGACATTATTACCGAAAATGCCCAACAGCTTCTACGGCTTATAAATGATATTATTGATATCTCAAAGATTGATTCCAAACAACTTACTATTTATAAAAGGCCTGTTCAGCTTGGCTCATTGTTTGCAAATTGCTATAGTGCTGCAGAGATGGAACGCGACCGTTTAGGGAAAAATAATATTCTCATTGAGATGTCGTTTAGCCCCGCAGATGCAGCTATGGAAATAGTAACAGACCCCGATAGGCTTAACCAGCTAATTATGAACCTAATGAACAATGCCATTAAGTTTACTAACAATGGTAAAATAGTTTTAAGCTACGCACTTGTTCAAAATTTATTAAGGGTAACCGTTGAGGATTCAGGCATAGGATTAAAATCAGAAGATGTAGATAAAATTTTTAATAGATTTACTCAGCTAGATGGCAGCTTAACCAGAGAATATGGCGGTTCTGGTTTAGGTTTATCAATTTGTAAAGGAATTGTGGAGGCAATGAACGGAAGAATTGGTGTTGACTCAACCCATGGAAAAGGTTCGAAGTTCTGGTTTGAACTACCGGTAAGATTTCCCAAAGAAGGTGAAACCAACATTGAAACGCCTTCACAGCCTACTAAGTCAAAACTAAAAAACAAAATTCTGCTTATTGTAGAAGACAACAAACCATCAGCCCTGCTATTAAAAGAGATGCTCAAAGGAACTGGGGCTGTTATATTGCATGCTTCAACTGGGAAAGAGGTGCAAACAATACTTAAAGATAAGATAAATATTGATGTGGCATTAGTTGATATTTACCTGCCCGATATTTCGGGTCTTGAACTTATACCCAAAATCAAAAAAGCTCAACCACAAGTAAAAATTATTACACAAACGGCCAATGCAATGGATAGCGACAAGAAAAAAGCAGAAGAGGCAGGCTGCGATGAATACATTACTAAGCCCATTGATAAGGACGAGCTGATTTTAAAAATCAACAATCTTTTATAG
- a CDS encoding exo-beta-N-acetylmuramidase NamZ family protein encodes MRFKLLIVITLLCIYTFPGLTQEILPGARQLEEYLPLLKEKRVAVVANHTTLVGTKHLVDTLISLGININKIFCPEHGFRGDVEAGAHIGNYVDRQTGLPVVSLYGRNKKPKADDLQDVDIVIFDLQDVGVRFYTYISTMHYVMEACAENGKPVVILDRPNPNGFYVDGPVLDTNYRSFVGMHPVPLVHGMTIGEYARMINGEGWLKNHIKCELIVIPCKGYTHSMTMALPVKPSPNLPNHLSVLLYPSLGLFEGTVVSVGRGTDYPFQVFGYPDFPNKDFKYIPVEKRGASLNPPYKGKPVYGIDLRDYNVNYFLDHRMIVLDWLIYSYNSYPEKDKFFNNFFKLLAGSEQLRSQIEQGLSAAEIRKSWQPGLEKFKQIRKKYLLYPDFE; translated from the coding sequence ATGCGGTTTAAGCTTTTAATAGTAATCACTCTACTTTGTATTTATACCTTTCCCGGGTTAACTCAGGAGATACTTCCTGGTGCGCGTCAGCTTGAGGAATACTTGCCATTGCTCAAAGAAAAGAGGGTTGCTGTTGTTGCAAATCACACCACTTTGGTAGGGACAAAACACTTGGTCGATACATTAATCTCATTGGGAATAAACATCAATAAAATATTTTGCCCCGAGCATGGCTTTAGGGGCGATGTTGAAGCAGGTGCACATATAGGGAACTATGTCGATAGGCAAACAGGCCTTCCGGTTGTATCGCTATATGGTCGTAATAAAAAACCAAAAGCAGATGATTTACAGGATGTAGATATTGTTATTTTTGATTTACAAGATGTTGGGGTTCGATTTTACACGTATATTTCCACCATGCACTATGTGATGGAGGCTTGTGCTGAGAATGGGAAGCCTGTGGTTATTCTCGACCGACCTAACCCAAATGGTTTTTATGTTGATGGTCCTGTTCTCGATACAAATTATCGTTCGTTTGTTGGTATGCATCCGGTTCCGTTAGTTCATGGAATGACTATTGGCGAGTATGCCAGAATGATTAATGGTGAGGGTTGGTTGAAAAACCATATAAAATGCGAGCTAATCGTTATCCCATGCAAGGGTTATACACACAGCATGACTATGGCGCTGCCAGTAAAGCCCTCGCCAAATCTACCTAACCATTTATCGGTCCTACTTTACCCATCGTTGGGATTGTTTGAAGGAACGGTTGTGAGCGTTGGCCGTGGAACCGACTACCCCTTTCAGGTGTTTGGATACCCCGATTTTCCAAACAAGGACTTTAAATACATTCCAGTTGAAAAACGTGGCGCAAGCCTTAATCCTCCCTATAAAGGAAAACCTGTATATGGTATCGATCTAAGAGATTATAATGTAAATTACTTTCTCGACCACCGTATGATAGTTCTAGACTGGCTAATCTATTCATATAATAGCTACCCCGAAAAAGATAAGTTTTTCAATAATTTTTTCAAGCTGCTTGCAGGTAGCGAGCAACTTCGTAGTCAAATTGAGCAAGGGCTATCGGCAGCAGAAATAAGGAAGTCCTGGCAGCCAGGACTGGAAAAGTTCAAGCAAATTAGAAAAAAGTATCTGCTATACCCCGATTTTGAGTAA
- a CDS encoding ribonuclease H1 domain-containing protein yields MAKKNTHYVVWDGLKPGIYNSWEECQLQIKGYPNAKFKGFPNLISAKRAFEMGYEAYKNLSAEQGALLNTTENTPKPIYPSLAVDAAWNTATLEMEYQGVDCKTGKQIFHQGPFPDATNNIGEFLAIVHGLAYLKKIGSDIPIYTDSMTAISWVRAKQARTKLQPTNKNQKLFELIQRAENWLKENTWKNPLLKWETKYWGEIPADFGRK; encoded by the coding sequence ATGGCAAAGAAAAATACTCATTACGTGGTGTGGGATGGCCTAAAGCCTGGTATATACAATAGCTGGGAGGAGTGTCAACTTCAAATAAAGGGGTATCCCAATGCAAAGTTTAAAGGTTTTCCTAACCTCATTTCAGCAAAAAGGGCCTTTGAAATGGGGTATGAGGCTTACAAAAATCTTTCGGCCGAACAGGGTGCTTTGCTAAATACTACCGAAAATACGCCAAAACCAATATATCCATCGCTTGCAGTGGATGCTGCATGGAACACAGCAACTCTCGAAATGGAGTATCAGGGGGTGGATTGCAAAACTGGAAAACAGATTTTTCACCAGGGTCCTTTTCCCGATGCTACAAATAATATTGGTGAGTTTCTTGCTATTGTTCATGGGCTGGCATACCTTAAGAAAATAGGCAGCGATATTCCTATTTATACCGATTCAATGACAGCAATTAGCTGGGTAAGAGCTAAGCAGGCAAGAACTAAATTGCAGCCAACCAATAAAAACCAAAAGCTTTTTGAGCTGATTCAACGAGCTGAAAATTGGTTGAAGGAAAATACCTGGAAGAACCCATTGCTAAAATGGGAAACAAAGTACTGGGGAGAAATACCAGCCGATTTTGGTCGCAAATAA
- a CDS encoding ABC transporter permease — MVKFEQFIAKRFLKGTDRKSLSRPFIRITIASVALSVAVMIVAIAVITGFKREIKNKVVGFGSHIQITNYDSNQSLETTPIPTDLPFINDVLKIKGITHIQRFAIKAGIIKTDTDIQGVVLKGIAPDFDWAFFKKNLVDGDTITLSDSSTTNQTVISKTLADLLKLKVGDTYDMFFVQEPPRYRRFTVAGIYDTKMVEFDKMFVLCDIKHIQKLNGWANNQATGLEILVDDIDRVDDLWVDVDDIVGFIFLDDGSRLKVQSIIDKYPNIFDWLNLQDVNAIVLIVLMMLVAGINMISGLLIVILEKTQTIGLLKSIGASNKSVRRVFLFQSAFIMLRGLLIGTIVGLLLCWLQKEFGIIKLDETFYFLSVVPINIVWWHVLLLNVLAFFIGIAMLVVPSMVISRISPEKTLKFE, encoded by the coding sequence ATGGTGAAATTTGAACAGTTTATAGCCAAACGATTTCTTAAAGGTACCGATAGAAAAAGCCTATCGCGACCTTTCATTCGAATTACAATTGCTTCGGTTGCGCTTAGTGTAGCAGTTATGATTGTGGCTATTGCCGTAATAACTGGTTTTAAGCGAGAAATTAAAAATAAAGTTGTTGGCTTTGGCAGCCATATCCAGATAACAAATTACGATAGCAACCAATCGCTTGAAACTACACCTATTCCAACCGATTTGCCTTTTATCAACGATGTCCTTAAAATAAAAGGGATTACGCATATTCAGAGGTTTGCCATTAAGGCTGGTATTATTAAAACCGATACCGATATTCAAGGTGTAGTATTAAAGGGTATCGCGCCTGATTTCGACTGGGCGTTTTTTAAAAAGAACTTGGTTGATGGAGACACAATTACGTTATCCGATTCTTCCACAACAAACCAAACGGTAATTTCCAAAACGCTTGCAGATCTGCTTAAACTCAAGGTTGGCGATACCTACGACATGTTTTTTGTACAGGAACCACCTCGTTACCGCCGATTTACAGTGGCTGGGATTTACGATACCAAAATGGTTGAGTTCGATAAGATGTTTGTGCTTTGCGACATTAAGCATATTCAAAAGCTTAACGGATGGGCAAATAATCAGGCCACAGGCTTAGAAATACTTGTTGACGATATCGACAGGGTTGATGACCTTTGGGTTGATGTTGATGATATTGTAGGCTTCATCTTTCTTGATGATGGCTCTCGCCTTAAAGTGCAAAGTATAATTGATAAGTACCCGAATATTTTCGATTGGCTTAACCTACAGGATGTTAATGCCATTGTTTTAATAGTCTTAATGATGTTGGTGGCAGGTATCAACATGATTTCGGGATTGCTCATTGTAATATTGGAAAAAACTCAAACCATTGGTCTTTTAAAATCAATTGGAGCATCAAATAAGAGCGTTCGGAGAGTTTTTCTTTTCCAATCAGCTTTTATCATGCTAAGGGGCTTGTTGATTGGAACTATTGTTGGACTACTGCTATGCTGGCTGCAAAAAGAGTTTGGAATAATTAAGCTCGATGAGACGTTCTACTTCCTTTCCGTAGTCCCAATAAACATTGTGTGGTGGCACGTTCTGTTGCTTAACGTGTTAGCGTTTTTTATTGGTATAGCCATGCTGGTTGTTCCCTCAATGGTTATTTCTCGAATTAGTCCCGAAAAAACTTTAAAATTTGAATAA
- the lpxK gene encoding tetraacyldisaccharide 4'-kinase yields MELFRLILLPFSWIYWLVVKVRHLLFDLNIFKSFQFDIPTICVGNLTVGGTGKTPHTDYLINLIKKEFRVGLLSRGYGRKTKGFRLVTITSKAKDVGDEPLQLKLKHPEITCAVHEDRVNGVVELLRTSPDTDAIILDDAFQHRWIKAGLNILMIDYNRPVYNDFLLPAGNLRDSISEIKRANIVIVSKCPSNISPDQMNLIGSRLHLSKNQSLYFTSVRYGNPVPVFDSGEEYVFNLNSRVFALSGIANPKLFVNQLEKNYKVVGKKSFADHHNFSVKEILSIFEVVSNDTFVVTTEKDAARIRGLELPLEVKQKLFYLPLEVYFIDNEENRFNTQIIEYVRENKPNRSFY; encoded by the coding sequence ATGGAACTATTCAGGCTAATACTTTTACCCTTTTCATGGATTTACTGGTTAGTAGTAAAGGTTAGGCATCTGCTTTTCGATTTAAATATTTTTAAGAGCTTTCAATTCGATATTCCTACTATTTGTGTTGGGAACCTAACCGTTGGTGGTACTGGAAAAACACCACATACCGATTATCTTATTAATTTGATAAAAAAAGAGTTTAGGGTTGGATTGCTTAGTCGGGGTTATGGCAGGAAAACAAAAGGTTTCAGGTTGGTAACAATAACCTCAAAGGCCAAAGATGTTGGCGATGAGCCCCTTCAACTTAAGTTAAAGCATCCTGAGATTACATGTGCGGTTCACGAAGATAGGGTTAACGGCGTTGTTGAGCTTTTAAGAACATCACCCGACACCGATGCAATTATCCTAGATGACGCGTTTCAACATCGATGGATTAAGGCGGGCCTTAATATTCTTATGATTGACTATAATCGTCCTGTTTATAACGATTTCCTCTTACCTGCTGGCAACCTACGCGACAGCATATCGGAAATAAAACGGGCGAATATTGTTATTGTTAGCAAGTGTCCCAGCAACATATCACCTGACCAGATGAATCTTATTGGGAGTAGGCTGCATTTAAGTAAAAACCAATCCCTTTACTTTACATCTGTTAGATATGGAAATCCAGTTCCTGTTTTTGATAGTGGCGAAGAGTATGTTTTTAATCTAAACAGTCGCGTCTTCGCGCTTTCTGGGATAGCAAATCCAAAGCTTTTTGTCAATCAGCTCGAAAAAAATTACAAAGTTGTTGGAAAGAAATCTTTTGCCGATCATCACAATTTTTCGGTTAAGGAAATTCTGTCTATTTTTGAAGTTGTCTCAAACGATACGTTTGTTGTTACAACAGAAAAAGATGCAGCTCGAATTCGTGGATTAGAGCTGCCCTTGGAGGTTAAGCAAAAATTATTTTATTTACCCCTTGAGGTTTACTTTATTGATAACGAAGAAAATAGGTTTAACACTCAAATAATTGAATATGTTAGAGAAAATAAACCAAACCGCAGCTTTTATTAA
- a CDS encoding purine-nucleoside phosphorylase, with protein sequence MLEKINQTAAFIKSKVSIEPEVGIILGTGLGGLVREIENQEALEYKDIPNFPVSTVEGHSGRLIFGTLGGKKVVAMQGRFHYYEGYDMKQVTFPVRVMKFLGIKNLFVSNASGGVNPDFEIGDLMIINDHINLMPNPLIGPNMNELGPRFPDMHMPYDHNLIALAKKIGAELGYKLQEGCYVGTTGPTFETPKEYQYFRIIGGDTVGMSTVPEVIVARHMNIPVFAISIITDLGVPGKIVEVSHEEVQKVGAMAEQKMTRIFKEMLSRL encoded by the coding sequence ATGTTAGAGAAAATAAACCAAACCGCAGCTTTTATTAAAAGTAAGGTTAGCATTGAGCCCGAGGTTGGAATTATTTTAGGAACCGGATTGGGAGGCTTGGTTCGTGAAATTGAAAATCAGGAAGCTCTGGAATATAAAGATATTCCTAACTTCCCTGTATCGACTGTTGAAGGTCATTCAGGGAGATTAATATTTGGTACCTTAGGAGGCAAAAAGGTTGTTGCCATGCAGGGTCGTTTCCACTACTATGAGGGTTACGACATGAAGCAGGTTACCTTTCCCGTGAGGGTAATGAAGTTTTTAGGCATTAAAAACCTTTTCGTTTCTAACGCAAGTGGTGGGGTAAATCCCGATTTTGAGATTGGTGATTTAATGATTATAAACGACCACATTAACCTGATGCCAAACCCACTTATTGGGCCAAATATGAATGAGTTGGGCCCTCGTTTCCCCGATATGCACATGCCTTACGATCACAACCTCATCGCTTTAGCTAAAAAAATTGGTGCGGAGCTGGGATATAAATTGCAGGAGGGGTGCTACGTAGGAACAACTGGACCTACATTTGAAACACCAAAAGAGTACCAATATTTTCGTATAATTGGTGGTGATACAGTAGGAATGTCTACTGTTCCCGAGGTTATTGTTGCACGACACATGAACATTCCTGTATTTGCAATCTCCATTATTACCGACCTTGGTGTTCCTGGAAAAATTGTTGAGGTTTCGCATGAGGAGGTTCAGAAAGTTGGCGCAATGGCCGAACAAAAGATGACTAGAATTTTTAAGGAAATGCTTTCAAGGCTTTAA
- a CDS encoding ComF family protein yields the protein MKYHGRDDIGFFLGKQFGLELKKVNAYQEITAIIPVPLHPKRLKERGYNQAEVIAKGLAEAMKIPVVNDVLLRNRYTQTQTKKSRIERIQNISGAFSIHNPEKIANGHILLVDDVITTGSTLETCTQAIIDNVNVKVSIATLAYASNF from the coding sequence TTGAAATATCATGGACGAGACGATATCGGGTTTTTCTTGGGAAAACAATTTGGTTTAGAACTTAAAAAGGTTAACGCTTATCAAGAAATTACTGCAATAATACCAGTTCCTCTACATCCTAAAAGGTTAAAAGAGCGGGGTTACAATCAGGCAGAGGTTATAGCAAAGGGATTAGCTGAAGCAATGAAGATACCTGTTGTGAATGATGTTTTACTCAGAAACCGATACACGCAAACACAAACCAAAAAATCGCGGATTGAGCGCATCCAAAATATTTCGGGTGCATTTAGCATTCACAACCCCGAAAAAATTGCTAATGGACATATACTTTTGGTTGATGATGTTATTACAACAGGTTCAACGCTTGAAACTTGCACCCAAGCCATTATAGATAATGTAAACGTTAAGGTAAGTATAGCAACACTTGCCTATGCAAGCAACTTTTAA
- a CDS encoding DUF2147 domain-containing protein, translating into MKKLLLIALAVVVSATVFAQKQDKVLGTWLTQYGDSKVTIKKDSKGTYYGEVSWLNEPNKNGKPRLDDKNPDPKLKKRPIMGLRLLNGFKYDDGEWVDGTIYDPKEGKTYKCYMWFDDNDYTKLHVKGYIGFSFIGREVVWTKSK; encoded by the coding sequence ATGAAAAAACTTCTTTTAATTGCATTGGCAGTTGTGGTTTCTGCCACAGTATTTGCTCAAAAGCAGGATAAGGTATTGGGTACCTGGTTAACCCAATATGGTGATTCTAAAGTAACAATTAAGAAAGATAGTAAGGGCACTTACTATGGTGAAGTTAGCTGGTTGAATGAACCCAACAAAAATGGGAAACCTAGACTTGATGACAAAAACCCAGACCCAAAACTTAAAAAAAGGCCAATAATGGGTTTGAGGCTACTTAATGGTTTTAAATATGACGATGGGGAGTGGGTAGATGGTACAATATATGACCCAAAGGAAGGTAAAACATATAAATGCTACATGTGGTTCGACGATAATGACTATACAAAACTTCATGTCAAGGGATATATAGGTTTCTCATTTATAGGACGTGAGGTTGTTTGGACCAAAAGTAAATAG
- a CDS encoding septal ring lytic transglycosylase RlpA family protein, translating to MRKLFLLAALFIPLTLFSQVGYVQEGNASFYGDEFEGRLTASGERYSHLKATCAHVSIPFGSLVKITNLENNKSAIARVNDRGPFVPDRIIDVSKSVAERLGMIKKGVVKVRIEVIDNQGNTLKDLNIASKPQKSTSIKKENHTIQGNINQVDVKERNDINLFSVQVSRTFSKGFYIQLGSYKEQNNLFDFLYEARKRAGKNTYVNVVQANNERLFKVLLGPFSTRNDAEKTRQSLLEDYPGCFIIKI from the coding sequence ATGCGAAAGTTATTTCTACTAGCTGCTCTTTTCATCCCACTAACTCTATTTTCTCAGGTGGGATATGTTCAAGAAGGGAATGCCTCGTTCTATGGCGATGAATTTGAAGGTCGGTTAACCGCATCTGGTGAACGATATAGTCACCTTAAAGCCACCTGTGCACATGTTTCCATTCCATTTGGTTCGCTAGTAAAAATCACGAATCTTGAAAATAATAAATCGGCTATTGCCAGGGTTAATGACCGAGGACCTTTTGTTCCAGACCGAATAATTGATGTGTCAAAATCGGTAGCCGAACGTTTAGGAATGATAAAAAAAGGGGTTGTAAAGGTTAGAATTGAGGTTATTGATAATCAAGGGAACACTTTAAAAGATTTAAACATTGCTAGTAAACCTCAAAAATCAACCTCTATCAAAAAAGAAAACCATACTATTCAAGGAAATATAAATCAAGTAGATGTAAAAGAGAGAAACGATATCAATCTTTTTTCAGTTCAAGTCTCAAGAACTTTTAGTAAAGGTTTTTACATTCAGCTTGGTAGCTATAAAGAGCAAAATAACCTTTTTGATTTTCTTTACGAGGCTAGAAAAAGAGCTGGGAAAAACACATATGTAAATGTAGTTCAAGCAAACAATGAGCGACTATTTAAAGTACTACTAGGACCATTTAGCACCCGTAACGATGCCGAAAAAACAAGGCAGTCGTTACTTGAAGATTACCCTGGTTGCTTTATCATCAAAATTTGA